In a genomic window of Microterricola viridarii:
- a CDS encoding pyruvate carboxylase: MFQKILVANRGEIAIRAFRAAVELGAKTVAVFPYEDRNSLHRLKADEAYQIGEPGHPVRAYLDVNEIIRVALDSGADAIYPGYGFLSENPELAEAAHANGITFIGPHKEVLEMAGNKVTAKEHAIAAGVPVLKSTPPSRDVELLISQSDEIGFPIFAKAVAGGGGRGMRRVNTKDELRGALEEAMREADSAFGDATMFLEQAVLRPRHIEVQILADSQGGTVHLFERDCSVQRRHQKVVEIAPAPNLSDEKRAELYADAIAFAKSINYVNAGTVEFLLDTAGERAGQHVFIEMNPRIQVEHTVTEEVTDVDLVQAQIRIAAGETLAELGLEQKDIKLRGAALQCRITTEDPTAGFRPDTGKITTYRSPGGAGIRLDGGTINPGAQISPHFDSMLAKLTCRGRDFEAAVARSKRALAEFRIRGVSTNISFLQAVLEDPSFAAGDLSTSFIDERPQLVRGRVSKDRGTKILNWLADVTVNQPNGKPVSLVHPTDKLPKIDLSAPAPAGSRQRLLELGPVGFAAALRAQTALAVTDTTFRDAHQSLLATRVRTRDLVAVAPYVSHLTPELLSVEAWGGATYDVALRFLGEDPWERLAALREALPNINIQMLLRGRNTVGYTPYPTEVTDAFVREAAATGVDIFRIFDALNDVSQMRPAIDSVLATGSTVAEVALCYTGDLLDPAEELYTLDYYLRLAEQIVDSGAHILAIKDMAGLLRPSAAEKLVGALRERFDLPVHVHTHDTPGGQLATLLAAARAGADAVDVASAPMAGTTSQPSASSLVAALAHTERDTNISLDAVSSLEPYWEAVRQVYRPFESGLAGPTGRVYKHEIPGGQLSNLRQQAIALGLADDFELIEDMYAAANSILGRVPKVTPSSKVVGDLALALAAVRADPADFAANPEKYDVPDSVIGFMAGELGELPGGWPEPFRSKVLAGRNVRIGVTEISQEDRDGLAGDSDTRRSTLNRLLFPAPTRQFEQIRELFGDLSSVDTLDYLYGLRAGGEHVVEISKGVRLYAGLEAIGEADDKGMRTVMTILNGQLRPVFVRDRSITVEAKSAEKADTSQPGQIAAPFSGVVTLQLEAGAEVEAGQTVASIEAMKMEAAITSPVAGVIERLAIPKTQQVDAGDLLVVVRPR, translated from the coding sequence ATGTTCCAGAAGATCCTTGTTGCCAATCGAGGCGAAATCGCCATTCGCGCATTTCGCGCTGCAGTCGAGCTCGGGGCGAAGACCGTCGCGGTGTTCCCCTATGAGGACCGCAACTCGCTGCACCGCCTGAAGGCCGACGAGGCCTACCAGATCGGTGAGCCGGGTCACCCGGTGCGCGCCTACCTCGACGTCAACGAGATCATCCGGGTCGCTCTCGACAGCGGCGCCGACGCCATCTACCCCGGCTACGGCTTCCTCTCCGAGAACCCGGAACTGGCCGAGGCCGCCCACGCCAACGGCATCACGTTCATCGGCCCGCACAAGGAAGTCCTGGAGATGGCCGGCAACAAGGTCACCGCCAAGGAGCACGCCATCGCCGCCGGCGTGCCCGTGCTGAAGTCCACGCCGCCCTCGCGCGACGTCGAGCTGCTCATCTCCCAGTCGGACGAGATCGGCTTCCCCATCTTCGCCAAGGCCGTCGCCGGCGGCGGCGGGCGCGGCATGCGCCGCGTCAACACCAAGGACGAGCTGCGCGGCGCCCTCGAAGAGGCCATGCGCGAGGCAGACAGCGCCTTCGGCGACGCCACCATGTTCCTCGAGCAGGCGGTGCTGCGCCCCCGCCACATCGAGGTGCAGATCCTCGCCGACAGCCAGGGCGGCACCGTCCACCTGTTCGAGCGCGACTGCTCCGTGCAGCGCCGCCACCAGAAGGTCGTCGAGATCGCCCCGGCGCCGAACCTCAGCGACGAGAAGCGCGCCGAGCTCTACGCCGACGCCATCGCCTTCGCCAAGTCGATCAACTACGTCAACGCCGGCACGGTCGAGTTCCTGCTCGACACCGCGGGCGAGCGCGCCGGCCAGCACGTCTTCATCGAGATGAACCCGCGCATCCAGGTCGAGCACACCGTCACGGAAGAGGTGACGGACGTCGACCTCGTGCAGGCGCAGATCCGCATCGCGGCGGGGGAGACCCTGGCCGAGCTGGGGCTCGAGCAGAAGGACATCAAGCTCCGCGGCGCCGCACTGCAGTGCCGCATCACCACCGAGGACCCGACGGCCGGCTTCCGCCCGGACACCGGCAAGATCACCACCTACCGCTCGCCGGGCGGTGCCGGCATCCGCCTCGACGGCGGAACCATCAACCCGGGCGCCCAGATCAGCCCGCACTTCGACTCGATGTTGGCCAAGCTCACCTGCCGCGGCCGCGACTTCGAGGCCGCCGTCGCCCGCTCCAAGCGCGCGCTGGCCGAGTTCCGCATCCGCGGCGTCTCCACCAACATCTCCTTCCTGCAGGCCGTGCTCGAGGACCCGTCCTTCGCCGCCGGCGACCTGAGCACCTCCTTCATCGACGAGCGCCCGCAGCTGGTGCGCGGCCGCGTCTCCAAGGACCGCGGAACCAAGATCCTCAACTGGCTGGCGGATGTCACCGTCAACCAGCCCAACGGCAAGCCGGTCTCCCTGGTGCACCCGACGGACAAGCTGCCGAAGATCGACCTCAGCGCCCCGGCGCCGGCCGGATCCCGGCAGCGGCTGCTGGAGCTCGGCCCGGTCGGCTTCGCCGCGGCCCTGCGCGCGCAGACGGCCCTCGCCGTCACCGACACCACCTTCCGCGACGCCCACCAGTCGCTGCTGGCGACCCGCGTGCGCACCCGCGACCTGGTGGCCGTCGCGCCCTACGTCTCGCACCTGACCCCCGAGCTGCTCTCGGTCGAGGCCTGGGGCGGCGCCACCTACGACGTCGCGCTGCGCTTCCTCGGCGAGGACCCCTGGGAGCGCCTGGCCGCCCTCCGCGAGGCCCTGCCGAACATCAACATCCAGATGCTGCTGCGCGGCCGCAACACGGTCGGCTACACGCCGTACCCGACCGAGGTGACCGACGCCTTCGTGCGTGAGGCCGCCGCGACCGGCGTCGACATCTTCCGCATCTTCGACGCCCTGAACGACGTCTCGCAGATGCGCCCGGCCATCGACTCGGTGCTCGCCACCGGCAGCACCGTCGCCGAGGTCGCCCTCTGCTACACCGGCGACCTGCTCGACCCGGCCGAAGAGCTGTACACGCTGGACTACTACCTGCGCCTGGCCGAGCAGATCGTCGACTCCGGCGCGCACATCCTCGCCATCAAGGACATGGCCGGCCTGCTGCGCCCCTCCGCCGCCGAGAAGCTCGTCGGCGCCCTGCGCGAGCGCTTCGACCTGCCCGTGCACGTGCACACCCACGACACCCCGGGCGGCCAGCTCGCGACGCTGCTCGCCGCGGCCCGCGCCGGCGCGGACGCCGTCGACGTGGCATCCGCCCCGATGGCCGGCACCACCAGCCAGCCCTCCGCCTCCTCGCTCGTGGCCGCCCTCGCGCACACCGAGCGCGACACGAACATCTCCCTCGACGCCGTGTCGAGCCTCGAGCCGTACTGGGAGGCCGTGCGCCAGGTCTACCGCCCGTTCGAGTCCGGCCTGGCCGGGCCGACCGGCCGCGTCTACAAGCACGAGATCCCCGGCGGTCAGCTCTCCAACCTGCGCCAGCAGGCGATCGCACTCGGCCTGGCCGACGACTTCGAGCTCATCGAGGACATGTACGCCGCCGCCAACTCGATCCTCGGCCGCGTGCCCAAGGTCACCCCGTCGTCGAAGGTCGTCGGCGACCTGGCCCTGGCCCTGGCCGCGGTGCGTGCCGACCCGGCCGACTTCGCCGCGAACCCGGAGAAGTACGACGTGCCGGACTCGGTCATCGGCTTCATGGCCGGCGAGCTGGGCGAGCTGCCCGGCGGCTGGCCGGAGCCCTTCCGCAGCAAGGTGCTGGCCGGGCGCAACGTCCGCATCGGCGTCACCGAGATCAGCCAGGAGGACCGCGACGGCCTCGCCGGCGACAGCGACACCCGCCGCTCGACCCTGAACCGCCTGCTGTTCCCGGCGCCGACGCGCCAGTTCGAGCAGATCCGCGAGCTGTTCGGCGACCTCTCCAGTGTCGACACGCTGGACTACCTGTACGGCCTGCGCGCCGGCGGCGAGCACGTCGTCGAGATCTCGAAGGGCGTGCGTCTCTACGCCGGCCTCGAGGCCATCGGCGAGGCCGACGACAAGGGCATGCGCACCGTCATGACCATCCTCAACGGCCAGCTGCGCCCCGTCTTCGTGCGCGACCGCAGCATCACCGTCGAGGCCAAGTCGGCCGAGAAGGCCGACACCTCCCAGCCCGGCCAGATCGCCGCGCCGTTCTCCGGCGTCGTCACTCTGCAGCTCGAGGCGGGGGCCGAGGTCGAGGCCGGGCAGACGGTCGCCTCGATCGAGGCCATGAAGATGGAAGCGGCCATCACCTCGCCCGTCGCGGGAGTGATCGAGCGTCTCGCGATCCCCAAGACGCAGCAGGTGGATGCCGGCGATCTTCTTGTGGTTGTGCGTCCGCGCTAA
- a CDS encoding ParA family protein — protein sequence MHVLSVSSLKGGVGKTTVTLGLASAAFARGIRTLVVDLDPQSDVSTGMDIQLAGHLNVADVLAAPKEKVVRSAIAPSGWTKGRAGSVIDVMIGSPSAINFDGPHPSIRDIWKLEEALANVEKDYELVLIDCAPSLNALTRTAWAASDRVAVVTEPGLFSVAAADRALRAIEEIRRGLSPRLQPLGIIVNRARTASLEHQFRIKELRDMFGPLVLSPQLPERTSLQQAQGAAQPLHIWPGDSAQEMARYFDQLLDRVLRTAKIEKYAETPGA from the coding sequence GTGCACGTTCTCTCCGTCAGCTCCCTCAAGGGAGGCGTCGGCAAGACCACAGTGACTCTGGGTCTTGCATCGGCGGCCTTCGCGCGCGGCATCCGAACCCTCGTGGTGGATTTGGACCCACAATCCGACGTGTCGACAGGCATGGATATCCAGCTCGCGGGCCACCTCAATGTCGCCGATGTGCTCGCCGCGCCCAAAGAAAAGGTCGTTCGCTCGGCCATCGCGCCCTCCGGCTGGACCAAGGGGCGCGCCGGCAGCGTGATCGACGTGATGATCGGCAGCCCGTCCGCCATCAACTTCGACGGCCCGCACCCGAGCATCCGTGACATCTGGAAGCTCGAAGAAGCACTGGCGAATGTTGAGAAAGATTACGAACTCGTCCTCATCGACTGCGCGCCGTCGCTGAACGCGCTCACCCGCACCGCCTGGGCGGCCAGCGACCGCGTCGCCGTGGTCACCGAGCCCGGCCTGTTCTCGGTCGCCGCCGCCGACCGCGCGCTGCGCGCGATCGAGGAGATCCGCCGCGGGCTGTCGCCGCGCCTGCAGCCGCTCGGCATCATCGTGAACCGCGCCCGCACCGCCTCGCTGGAGCACCAGTTCCGCATCAAGGAGCTGCGCGACATGTTCGGCCCGCTGGTGCTCAGCCCCCAGCTGCCCGAGCGCACCTCGCTGCAGCAGGCACAGGGCGCGGCCCAGCCGCTGCACATCTGGCCGGGCGACAGCGCCCAGGAGATGGCGCGCTACTTCGACCAGCTGCTGGACAGGGTGCTGCGCACCGCGAAGATCGAGAAGTACGCGGAGACGCCGGGCGCCTAG
- a CDS encoding MerR family transcriptional regulator: MSELSRSEHDRYDLGLLFTDGLPELDDSAGYRGAVAARAAGITYRQLDYWARTELVEPTVRGAAGSGSQRLYGFRDILVLKLVKRLLDTGISLQQIRTAVNQLRESGVSDLAQTTLMSDGASVYLCTSDDEVIDLVSRGQGVFGIAVGKVLREVETSLVELNVQTDAGDELAARRATRKKIS, from the coding sequence ATGAGTGAACTCAGTCGAAGCGAGCACGACCGCTACGACCTCGGTCTGCTCTTCACCGACGGCCTGCCCGAACTCGACGACTCCGCCGGTTACCGCGGCGCCGTGGCGGCCCGTGCGGCCGGCATCACCTACCGCCAGCTGGACTACTGGGCCCGCACCGAGCTCGTCGAGCCCACCGTGCGCGGGGCCGCCGGCTCCGGTTCGCAACGGCTTTACGGCTTCCGCGACATCCTCGTCCTCAAGCTCGTCAAGCGCCTGCTCGACACCGGCATCTCGCTCCAGCAGATCCGCACGGCCGTCAACCAGCTGCGCGAGAGCGGGGTCAGCGACCTCGCCCAGACCACCCTGATGAGCGACGGCGCCAGCGTCTACCTCTGCACCTCCGACGACGAGGTCATCGACCTGGTCAGCCGCGGGCAGGGCGTCTTCGGCATCGCCGTCGGCAAGGTGCTGCGCGAGGTGGAGACCAGCCTGGTCGAGCTCAACGTGCAGACGGATGCCGGCGACGAGCTCGCCGCTCGCCGCGCCACCCGCAAGAAGATCTCCTAA
- the ftsR gene encoding transcriptional regulator FtsR: MPASTARARSAGPAPMLSIGQVLARLNPEFPDLTPSKLRFLEEQGLVTPARTDSGYRKFCAADVDRLRLILSMQRDQYLPLKVIRTYLDELDAGREPALPGVVSGPSMLSAVRRYSRDELLRESGASAALLDDAISASLVSPSEVYTDDTLNVVCALVELQRSGIEPRHLRGFRGAAERELGLIESALAPLARRRDSSSRAQAAERAHDIAGQLAVVRSSLIRSALGRLTS; this comes from the coding sequence GTGCCCGCCTCCACGGCCAGGGCTCGCAGCGCCGGGCCGGCCCCGATGCTGAGCATCGGGCAGGTGTTGGCCAGGCTGAACCCGGAGTTTCCCGACCTCACCCCCTCCAAGCTTCGCTTCCTGGAGGAGCAGGGGCTGGTCACGCCGGCGCGCACCGATTCCGGCTACCGCAAGTTCTGCGCCGCCGACGTGGACCGGCTGCGGCTGATCTTGTCGATGCAGCGCGACCAGTACCTGCCGCTCAAGGTGATCCGCACCTACCTAGACGAGCTGGACGCCGGGCGCGAGCCCGCCCTGCCTGGGGTCGTCTCCGGTCCGTCCATGCTCTCCGCCGTGCGCCGGTACAGCCGCGACGAGCTGCTGCGCGAATCCGGTGCCTCCGCCGCGCTGCTCGACGACGCCATCTCCGCCTCGCTCGTCTCGCCCTCCGAGGTCTACACCGACGACACCCTCAACGTGGTGTGCGCCCTCGTCGAACTGCAGCGATCCGGCATCGAGCCACGCCACCTCCGCGGCTTCCGCGGGGCAGCGGAGCGCGAGCTCGGCCTCATCGAATCGGCCCTCGCACCGCTCGCGCGGCGCCGGGACTCCTCCAGCAGGGCACAGGCCGCGGAGCGCGCGCACGACATCGCCGGGCAGCTCGCGGTGGTGCGCAGCAGCCTGATCCGCTCGGCGCTCGGCCGCCTGACATCGTGA
- a CDS encoding FHA domain-containing protein — protein sequence MDHTQAHPKLVDTTLAFSRELAAQLVSIDGDISEEEADAISALPSGSAILIVRRGPNTGARFLLDGDVTSAGRHPDADIFLDDVTVSRRHAEFLRHGTAFEVKDLGSLNGTYFDGVRIETALLSDGAEVQVGKFRLTFYASRRDLAQTASE from the coding sequence TTGGACCACACACAAGCGCACCCGAAACTGGTGGACACGACGCTGGCTTTCAGCCGCGAACTGGCCGCGCAGCTTGTGTCGATCGACGGCGATATCAGCGAGGAAGAGGCGGATGCGATCTCTGCGCTGCCCTCCGGATCTGCGATTCTGATCGTTCGCCGTGGCCCCAATACAGGGGCCAGATTCCTCCTGGACGGCGACGTCACGAGCGCCGGCCGCCACCCGGATGCCGACATCTTCCTCGATGACGTCACCGTCTCGCGCCGGCACGCCGAGTTCCTGCGCCACGGCACCGCATTCGAGGTCAAGGACCTCGGCTCGCTGAACGGCACCTACTTCGACGGCGTGCGCATCGAAACCGCACTCCTCAGCGATGGCGCAGAAGTCCAGGTGGGCAAGTTCCGCCTCACCTTCTACGCCTCCCGGCGCGACCTGGCACAAACGGCGAGCGAGTAG
- a CDS encoding CDP-alcohol phosphatidyltransferase family protein, producing MSGNETGQAQVSDRVLTVPNLLSFSRLLLVPVFLAFLVQGQDAAALIVLVISSVSDFLDGYIARRFNQMSRLGQLLDPAADRLYIFAAIIGLAWRDLVPWWIVGLIVGRDVFLLVLGVILANYGYGPLPVHQLGKVATFALFLGLPLIMLGLAVPAIAVFSQPIAWAITLWGAFLYWWAGAIYLIETVRAIRLARASLPRQSDTLEP from the coding sequence GTGAGCGGGAACGAGACCGGGCAGGCGCAGGTGAGCGACCGGGTGCTCACGGTGCCCAACCTGCTCAGCTTCTCCCGGCTCCTGCTGGTGCCCGTCTTCCTCGCCTTCCTGGTGCAGGGACAGGATGCCGCGGCCCTCATCGTGCTCGTCATCTCCAGCGTCAGTGACTTCCTCGACGGCTACATCGCCCGTCGGTTCAACCAGATGAGCAGGCTCGGCCAGCTGCTCGACCCGGCTGCCGACCGGCTCTACATCTTCGCCGCGATCATTGGGCTGGCCTGGCGCGACCTCGTGCCGTGGTGGATCGTCGGTCTCATCGTGGGTCGGGACGTCTTCCTCCTGGTGCTCGGCGTCATCCTGGCCAACTACGGCTACGGCCCGCTCCCGGTGCACCAGCTCGGCAAGGTGGCCACCTTCGCCCTCTTCCTCGGGCTGCCGCTGATCATGCTGGGGCTGGCCGTGCCGGCGATCGCCGTGTTCAGCCAGCCCATCGCCTGGGCGATCACGCTCTGGGGGGCGTTCCTGTATTGGTGGGCCGGCGCCATCTACCTGATCGAAACTGTGCGCGCGATTCGGCTTGCCCGCGCATCCCTGCCCCGCCAATCCGATACGCTGGAACCCTAG
- a CDS encoding NUDIX hydrolase, producing the protein MTLNPFPPASAPRDNGDAWVFGPDGSKFWGRYGAAGLLVADARRGVLLQHRAEWSHHGGTWGLPGGARHEGESAADAALREANEEAGVPATAVRVLGTSVLDRGVWSYTTVIAEVVTPFEAVISDPESIALEWVRPELVAERALHPGFAASWPSLRLRLPGTAAG; encoded by the coding sequence ATGACCCTGAACCCATTCCCGCCGGCATCCGCACCGCGCGACAACGGCGACGCCTGGGTGTTCGGCCCGGACGGCAGCAAGTTCTGGGGCCGCTACGGGGCGGCCGGCCTGCTGGTCGCCGACGCGCGCCGGGGCGTGCTGTTGCAGCACCGCGCGGAGTGGAGCCACCACGGCGGCACCTGGGGGCTGCCGGGCGGCGCCAGGCACGAGGGTGAGAGCGCGGCGGATGCCGCCCTACGCGAGGCCAACGAGGAGGCCGGCGTTCCGGCCACCGCCGTGCGAGTTCTCGGGACCTCCGTGCTGGATCGCGGCGTGTGGAGCTACACCACCGTGATCGCCGAGGTGGTGACGCCGTTCGAGGCGGTCATCAGCGACCCGGAGAGCATCGCGCTGGAATGGGTGCGGCCGGAGCTGGTCGCGGAGCGCGCCCTGCACCCGGGCTTCGCCGCGAGCTGGCCGAGCCTGCGCCTCCGCCTCCCCGGCACGGCCGCTGGCTAG
- a CDS encoding RNA-binding S4 domain-containing protein, producing the protein MAQEGTARVDSWLWAVRLFKTRSAATAASRAGHVRINGERVKAAQGVRIGDEVRIRISGFDRIVEVRRLVVKRVGADIAAECLIDKTPPPPPKSEMALLPVRDRGAGRPTKRDRREIEKLRGNRDQDEERE; encoded by the coding sequence ATGGCACAGGAAGGCACGGCACGCGTCGACAGTTGGCTCTGGGCCGTGAGGCTGTTCAAGACGCGCTCCGCGGCGACCGCGGCCTCCCGGGCCGGCCATGTGCGCATCAACGGCGAGCGGGTCAAGGCGGCGCAGGGCGTGCGGATCGGTGACGAGGTGCGCATTCGGATCTCCGGCTTCGACCGGATCGTCGAGGTGCGCCGCCTGGTGGTCAAGCGCGTCGGGGCGGACATCGCCGCCGAGTGCCTCATCGACAAGACGCCTCCGCCGCCCCCGAAGTCGGAGATGGCCCTGCTTCCGGTGCGCGACAGGGGCGCCGGGCGACCGACGAAGCGCGACCGCCGCGAGATCGAGAAACTGCGCGGGAACCGCGATCAGGACGAGGAAAGAGAATAG
- a CDS encoding lysophospholipid acyltransferase family protein codes for MATHGSEPIYSSAVAVGRSVFGLLRLQRKVTGIEHVPNEGGAILAITHFGYLDFALTEWVIWCHNRRKVRFMAKESVFAKPVLGFLLRGMRHIPVNMKAGAAAFDSAVTALKAGELLGVFPEAGVNASFTVRDLKTGAVRLAAQAGVPIIPVAVWGGHRVLTKNHKPTLRDAYKTLVSVTFGPPITIGPTADPVELTHALHAELQTMVDTLQSEYPVDGTGQWWQPRHLSGTAPTPEEAAAADAERKLRREAEAAERARKTP; via the coding sequence ATGGCTACCCACGGCAGCGAACCTATCTATTCCAGCGCGGTCGCGGTGGGGCGCTCGGTCTTCGGCCTCCTGCGCCTCCAGCGCAAGGTCACCGGCATCGAGCACGTGCCGAACGAGGGTGGCGCGATCCTGGCGATCACGCACTTCGGCTATCTGGACTTCGCCCTGACCGAGTGGGTCATCTGGTGCCACAATCGGCGCAAGGTGCGCTTCATGGCCAAGGAGAGCGTCTTCGCCAAGCCCGTGCTGGGCTTCCTGCTGCGCGGGATGCGCCACATCCCGGTGAACATGAAGGCCGGCGCCGCCGCCTTCGACTCCGCCGTCACCGCGCTCAAGGCCGGCGAGCTCCTCGGTGTCTTCCCCGAGGCCGGCGTGAACGCGTCGTTCACGGTGCGCGATCTGAAGACCGGCGCCGTGCGGCTCGCGGCCCAGGCCGGGGTGCCGATCATCCCCGTCGCCGTGTGGGGCGGGCACCGCGTGCTGACCAAGAACCACAAGCCGACGCTGCGGGACGCCTACAAGACGCTCGTCAGCGTGACCTTCGGCCCGCCCATCACGATCGGCCCCACCGCCGACCCCGTCGAGCTCACCCACGCCCTGCACGCGGAACTGCAGACGATGGTGGACACGCTGCAGAGCGAGTACCCGGTGGACGGCACCGGCCAGTGGTGGCAGCCCCGCCACCTGAGCGGCACCGCGCCGACCCCCGAGGAGGCCGCGGCGGCGGATGCGGAGCGGAAGCTCCGGCGCGAGGCCGAGGCGGCCGAGCGGGCGCGGAAGACCCCGTAA